A section of the Pseudomonas sp. Q1-7 genome encodes:
- the gmk gene encoding guanylate kinase: MTATPGTLYIVSAPSGAGKTSLVKALIDAEPNIRVSVSHTTRGMRPGEVDSVNYHFVSREKFVQMLEHGDFLEHAEVFGNLYGTSQSRVLQTLAEGHDLILEIDWQGAQQVRHLMPQAKSIFILPPSQEALRQRLDNRGQDSDEIIERRMREAVSEMSHYVEYDYLVINDDFATALDDLKAIFRANQLRHGPQQVRHGALLAQLLA, encoded by the coding sequence GCCGGCAAGACCAGCCTGGTCAAGGCGTTGATCGACGCCGAGCCGAACATCCGCGTCTCGGTGTCCCATACCACCCGCGGCATGCGCCCGGGCGAAGTGGACAGCGTGAACTACCACTTCGTCAGCCGTGAAAAGTTCGTGCAGATGCTCGAACACGGCGACTTCCTCGAACACGCCGAGGTCTTCGGCAACCTCTACGGCACCTCCCAGAGCCGCGTGCTGCAAACCCTGGCCGAAGGCCATGACCTGATCCTCGAGATCGACTGGCAGGGCGCCCAGCAGGTCCGCCACCTGATGCCCCAGGCCAAGTCCATCTTCATCCTGCCGCCGAGCCAGGAAGCCCTGCGTCAGCGCCTGGACAACCGTGGCCAGGACAGCGACGAAATCATCGAGCGCCGCATGCGCGAAGCGGTCAGCGAGATGAGCCACTATGTCGAATACGACTACCTGGTGATCAACGACGACTTCGCCACTGCCCTGGACGATCTCAAGGCGATCTTCCGCGCCAACCAATTGCGCCACGGCCCGCAACAGGTCCGCCATGGCGCCTTGCTGGCACAGCTGCTCGCCTGA
- the rpoZ gene encoding DNA-directed RNA polymerase subunit omega, with the protein MARVTVEDCLDNVDNRFELVMLATKRSRQLATGGKEPKVAWENDKPTVVALREIAAGLVDHEVVAQEDIVEEEPLFAVFEDEANEAL; encoded by the coding sequence ATGGCCCGCGTTACCGTTGAAGATTGCCTGGACAACGTCGACAACCGCTTCGAGCTGGTCATGCTCGCTACCAAGCGTTCCCGTCAGCTGGCCACCGGCGGCAAGGAGCCGAAGGTAGCCTGGGAGAACGACAAGCCGACCGTAGTCGCCCTGCGCGAAATCGCTGCCGGCCTGGTCGACCATGAAGTCGTCGCCCAGGAAGACATCGTCGAGGAAGAGCCGCTGTTCGCCGTATTCGAGGACGAGGCCAACGAGGCCCTCTGA